The proteins below are encoded in one region of Streptomyces ficellus:
- a CDS encoding RICIN domain-containing protein, which yields MDEGDKAYEAYETYEDHVEQPGRLAGAAEFTAALRALKARSGLTLRELENRAAERGDVLPRSTVADMLRKPSLPRPDLLAAFVRACGQGDRLPEWMGAWKRLSFAEGADGAEGADGADGADGAEGTERSARGGSGGPPGRRLRGLPALVAAAVLCAGLTGLWLVAGDPDGTVPREPRAARPELLPLTSAGTWARIRPARPAGLCLTAGRERSGRYRSEVAVQRPCAEPGPRTFLHPVENGLTSIKWEHPVDKGMGCLTILDSGPAQGLVEPQEDCRAGDDAQLFRIERFGPGATAQGYRLRRAHTDLCLGMREGVAPVAPARSAAVGAEAVQQPCGNGPAQRFLVELIPGTAGPG from the coding sequence ATGGACGAGGGTGACAAGGCGTACGAGGCGTACGAGACGTACGAAGACCACGTGGAGCAGCCCGGGCGCTTGGCCGGCGCCGCAGAGTTCACGGCGGCGTTACGGGCGCTGAAAGCGCGGTCCGGACTGACGCTGCGGGAGCTGGAGAACCGGGCCGCCGAACGCGGCGACGTCCTGCCCCGGAGCACCGTCGCCGACATGCTGCGCAAACCGAGCCTGCCGCGCCCCGACCTGCTGGCGGCGTTCGTGCGCGCCTGCGGTCAGGGCGACCGGTTGCCGGAATGGATGGGCGCCTGGAAGCGCCTGTCCTTCGCGGAAGGGGCGGACGGGGCGGAAGGGGCGGACGGAGCGGACGGAGCGGACGGCGCGGAGGGTACGGAGCGTTCGGCGCGGGGAGGGAGCGGCGGGCCGCCCGGCCGTCGGCTCCGGGGGCTTCCGGCCCTGGTCGCCGCCGCAGTCCTGTGCGCCGGCCTCACCGGCCTGTGGCTGGTGGCCGGCGACCCGGACGGCACCGTCCCGCGTGAGCCCCGCGCCGCCCGCCCGGAACTCCTGCCGCTGACGTCGGCCGGGACCTGGGCCCGCATCCGCCCCGCCCGGCCGGCCGGGCTGTGCCTCACGGCCGGGCGTGAGCGTTCCGGACGGTACCGGTCCGAGGTGGCGGTCCAGCGGCCCTGCGCCGAACCGGGGCCACGGACCTTCCTCCACCCCGTCGAGAACGGCCTGACCAGCATCAAGTGGGAGCACCCGGTCGACAAGGGCATGGGCTGCCTCACCATCCTCGACAGCGGCCCCGCCCAGGGACTGGTCGAGCCGCAGGAGGACTGCCGGGCCGGGGACGACGCCCAGCTCTTCCGGATCGAGCGGTTCGGCCCCGGCGCCACGGCCCAGGGCTACCGCCTGCGCCGGGCGCACACGGACCTGTGCCTCGGCATGCGCGAAGGCGTCGCCCCCGTCGCCCCCGCCCGCTCCGCCGCGGTCGGGGCCGAGGCCGTACAGCAGCCGTGCGGCAACGGGCCGGCCCAGCGCTTCCTCGTCGAGCTCATCCCGGGCACCGCGGGCCCGGGTTAG
- a CDS encoding dienelactone hydrolase family protein, with product MAEVLVFHHGHGLTAGVRGFAEVLRGAGHTVHVPDLYEGRVFDSLEEGAGYAGSVGFGTIIARGAAVAEGLPAELVYVGFSLGVLPAQKLAQTRPGAQGALLLEACVPVAEFGAAWPRDVPVQIHGMDADPFFAGEGDRDAARAVVETVTDAELFLYPGDRHLFTDSSLPSYDEQAAMQVNRRVLGFLDRIG from the coding sequence ATGGCCGAGGTGCTGGTCTTCCACCATGGACACGGGCTGACCGCCGGCGTTCGCGGTTTCGCCGAGGTGTTGCGGGGGGCCGGACACACCGTCCACGTTCCGGATCTGTACGAGGGGCGGGTGTTCGACAGCCTCGAGGAGGGCGCCGGCTACGCGGGGAGCGTCGGGTTCGGCACGATCATCGCGCGCGGGGCCGCCGTCGCGGAGGGGCTGCCCGCGGAGCTCGTCTACGTGGGCTTCTCGCTCGGTGTCCTGCCGGCGCAGAAGCTGGCCCAGACTCGCCCGGGCGCACAGGGTGCGTTGTTGCTCGAGGCGTGCGTCCCGGTCGCGGAGTTCGGCGCCGCCTGGCCCCGCGACGTCCCGGTTCAGATCCACGGCATGGACGCGGACCCGTTCTTCGCCGGGGAGGGCGACCGGGACGCCGCCCGCGCGGTCGTTGAGACGGTGACGGATGCCGAGCTGTTCCTCTACCCCGGCGACAGGCACCTGTTCACCGACAGCAGCCTGCCGTCCTACGACGAACAGGCCGCGATGCAGGTCAACCGTCGGGTGCTCGGCTTCCTCGACCGCATCGGGTAG
- a CDS encoding zinc-binding dehydrogenase, protein MRAVRAVRFGGPEVLVPADVPEPVAGPGQVLVDVAAIDTIFLETQLRSGWGGDYFPLEPPYVPGGGIAGTVRAVGAGVDAAAWVGRRVVASTRVTGGYAERAVADAAGLTPVPDGLAFTDAAALVHDGVTAFALMGATGPKPAETVLVVGASGGMGTLLVQLARAAGAHVVGTARGARKAALVRELGAHAVIDTSAPDWAGRARDALGPAGADVVFDGVGGEVGAAAFALVADGGRFSAHGAPTGGFAAIDPAAAERRGVRLLGIDDVRLAAETHTGLAGQALAQAADGRLRPVIGGVFPLERAADAHTAIENRTLLGKVVLTV, encoded by the coding sequence ATGCGCGCGGTGCGGGCGGTACGGTTCGGCGGTCCGGAGGTCCTGGTCCCGGCGGACGTCCCGGAACCGGTGGCGGGCCCCGGCCAGGTGCTGGTGGACGTCGCCGCGATCGACACGATCTTCCTGGAGACCCAGTTGCGGTCCGGCTGGGGCGGCGACTACTTCCCGCTCGAACCGCCGTACGTCCCCGGAGGCGGCATCGCCGGTACGGTACGGGCCGTCGGCGCGGGCGTCGACGCCGCGGCGTGGGTGGGCCGCCGGGTGGTCGCCTCGACCAGGGTCACCGGCGGGTACGCCGAGCGGGCCGTCGCCGACGCGGCCGGGTTGACGCCGGTTCCGGACGGGCTGGCGTTCACGGACGCGGCGGCCCTCGTCCACGACGGAGTGACGGCGTTCGCGCTGATGGGCGCGACCGGACCGAAACCCGCCGAGACCGTGCTCGTCGTCGGCGCGTCCGGCGGCATGGGCACCCTGCTGGTCCAGCTCGCGCGTGCGGCGGGCGCCCACGTCGTCGGCACCGCGCGCGGCGCGCGCAAAGCGGCGCTCGTACGCGAACTCGGCGCCCACGCGGTGATCGACACGAGCGCCCCCGACTGGGCCGGCCGCGCCCGTGACGCCCTCGGCCCCGCCGGGGCGGACGTGGTGTTCGACGGTGTGGGCGGCGAGGTGGGCGCGGCGGCGTTCGCGCTCGTGGCGGACGGCGGACGGTTCTCCGCGCACGGCGCGCCGACCGGTGGCTTCGCCGCGATCGACCCGGCGGCGGCGGAGCGGCGGGGTGTGCGGCTGCTGGGCATCGACGACGTGCGGCTGGCGGCGGAGACGCACACCGGGTTGGCCGGGCAGGCACTCGCCCAGGCGGCGGACGGGCGCCTGCGGCCGGTGATCGGCGGCGTGTTCCCCCTGGAGCGGGCGGCCGACGCCCACACGGCCATCGAGAACCGCACCCTGCTCGGCAAGGTGGTGCTCACCGTCTGA
- a CDS encoding DUF2516 family protein, with amino-acid sequence MLLAGFSTFLFLLNLAMLLIAVVALFIAVTAREDAYRAADKQTKMFWLIILGVTVAVNLLVPMLFLQIAGLVASIVFMVDVRPALQQVSGGGRRGRRGGGSSSDGPYGPYNGGR; translated from the coding sequence ATGTTGCTCGCAGGATTCAGCACGTTCCTCTTTCTGCTCAACCTCGCCATGCTCCTGATCGCCGTGGTCGCCCTCTTCATCGCGGTGACGGCTCGCGAGGACGCCTATCGCGCCGCCGACAAGCAGACCAAGATGTTCTGGCTGATCATCCTGGGCGTCACGGTCGCGGTGAACCTGCTCGTCCCGATGTTGTTCCTCCAGATCGCCGGGCTCGTCGCGTCCATCGTGTTCATGGTCGACGTGCGCCCCGCGCTCCAGCAGGTGTCCGGCGGGGGCCGTCGTGGCCGCCGAGGCGGCGGTTCCAGCAGCGACGGCCCGTACGGCCCGTACAACGGCGGCCGGTAG
- a CDS encoding ATP-binding cassette domain-containing protein → MSGAHATPTPEPAIEATGLRKSYGDVTVLDGIDLRVGRGTVHALLGPNGAGKTTTVRILATLTRADAGRARVAGYDVAADRARVRRAISLTGQFAAVDAMQTGEENLRMMARLSGLSRAAAARRAGELLERFSLTDARHRLAGTYSGGMRRRLDLAAGLVGDPEVVFLDEPTTGLDPRSRRELWDVVAEVAARGATVLLTTQYLEEADRLADRIGVINAGRLVAEGTADELKSRVGGHRLDLVTTDEHAYLRLSPRAVHHDPDALTLGIPTDGTAAHVRALLDELDPHRTDIARLSVHSATLDDVFLALTAKEPAHV, encoded by the coding sequence ATGAGCGGCGCCCACGCCACACCAACCCCGGAACCGGCCATCGAGGCCACCGGCCTCCGCAAGTCCTACGGCGACGTCACCGTTCTCGACGGCATCGACCTCCGCGTCGGACGCGGCACCGTCCACGCCCTGCTGGGCCCCAACGGAGCCGGCAAGACCACCACCGTCCGCATCCTCGCCACGCTCACCCGCGCCGACGCCGGCCGGGCCCGGGTCGCCGGGTACGACGTGGCCGCCGACCGCGCCCGGGTACGCCGGGCCATCAGCCTGACCGGGCAGTTCGCGGCCGTGGACGCCATGCAGACCGGCGAGGAGAACCTGCGCATGATGGCCCGGCTGTCAGGCCTCTCCCGCGCGGCCGCCGCCCGCCGCGCCGGTGAACTCCTCGAGCGCTTCTCCCTCACCGACGCCCGCCACCGCCTCGCCGGCACCTACTCCGGCGGCATGCGACGCCGCCTCGACCTCGCCGCCGGGCTGGTCGGCGACCCCGAGGTGGTCTTCCTCGACGAGCCGACCACCGGCCTCGACCCGCGCAGCCGCCGCGAGTTGTGGGACGTGGTCGCCGAGGTCGCCGCACGCGGCGCGACGGTCCTGCTCACCACCCAGTACCTGGAGGAGGCCGACCGGCTGGCCGACCGGATCGGCGTGATCAACGCCGGACGGCTCGTCGCCGAGGGCACCGCCGACGAGCTCAAGTCCCGCGTCGGGGGCCACCGCCTGGACCTCGTCACCACGGACGAGCACGCCTACCTCCGCCTGAGCCCCCGCGCCGTCCACCACGACCCGGACGCCCTCACCCTCGGCATCCCCACGGACGGCACCGCCGCCCACGTACGCGCCCTCCTCGACGAACTCGACCCGCACCGGACCGACATCGCCCGCCTCAGCGTGCACAGCGCCACGCTCGACGACGTCTTCCTCGCCCTGACGGCCAAGGAGCCGGCCCATGTCTGA
- a CDS encoding C40 family peptidase, with protein MNRRRCATAAITVVCALTVLASPAQAAFAAPTPPVTTPAPAPTPSAHPSGKSLEQVRREIDTLYRQAASATDAYNLADERAKKQSAEIVRLAQAIVDGQARIEDLKNRAGAAARAQYRNGGIPDEAKLVLTDDPQLFLNGVGRLQQGQKATKDLLAELKQRQDDLEAYTKDASAHWTRLEANRIQQAKTKKQIETKIAAAKKLESQLETAERERLLRMEQDEQARAQTAWLGSGVLKDVAGGASPEGKKAIAFATAQLGKPYVWGAEGPGSYDCSGLTSQAWAAAGTGIPRTSQEQWRLLPRIAVEDMRPGDLIIYHADASHVGLYIGDGAIIHAPRPGRDVTVAGAGSMAILGVVRPDK; from the coding sequence GTGAACCGACGCCGCTGTGCCACCGCCGCGATCACCGTGGTCTGCGCTCTGACCGTGCTGGCGTCACCGGCCCAGGCGGCGTTCGCCGCGCCCACCCCACCGGTCACGACACCGGCACCCGCGCCCACGCCTTCCGCCCACCCGTCCGGCAAGAGCCTGGAGCAGGTACGGCGGGAGATCGACACCCTCTACCGCCAGGCGGCCTCCGCCACCGACGCGTACAACCTCGCCGACGAACGGGCGAAGAAGCAGTCGGCCGAGATCGTCAGACTGGCGCAGGCGATCGTGGACGGCCAGGCCCGGATCGAGGACCTGAAGAACCGGGCCGGCGCGGCCGCCCGCGCCCAGTACCGCAACGGCGGCATCCCCGACGAGGCCAAGCTCGTCCTCACCGACGACCCGCAGCTCTTCCTGAACGGGGTCGGCCGCCTCCAGCAGGGCCAGAAGGCCACCAAGGACCTGCTCGCCGAACTGAAGCAGCGGCAGGACGACTTGGAGGCGTACACCAAGGACGCCAGCGCGCACTGGACCCGGCTCGAGGCCAACCGGATCCAGCAGGCGAAGACGAAGAAGCAGATAGAGACCAAGATCGCCGCGGCGAAGAAGCTGGAGTCCCAGCTGGAGACCGCGGAACGCGAGCGGCTGCTGCGGATGGAACAGGACGAGCAGGCCAGGGCCCAGACGGCGTGGCTCGGCTCCGGTGTGCTCAAGGACGTCGCCGGCGGCGCGAGCCCCGAGGGCAAGAAGGCGATCGCGTTCGCCACGGCCCAGCTCGGCAAGCCGTACGTGTGGGGCGCGGAGGGCCCGGGCTCGTACGACTGCTCGGGACTGACCTCGCAGGCGTGGGCGGCCGCCGGTACCGGGATCCCCCGCACCTCGCAGGAGCAGTGGCGGCTGCTGCCCAGGATCGCCGTCGAGGACATGCGCCCCGGCGACCTGATCATCTACCACGCCGACGCCAGCCACGTCGGCCTCTACATCGGTGACGGCGCCATCATCCACGCGCCCCGCCCGGGACGTGACGTCACCGTCGCCGGCGCGGGCTCGATGGCCATCCTCGGAGTCGTACGCCCGGACAAGTGA
- a CDS encoding MerR family transcriptional regulator, producing MRLLTIGAFAKASRLSPKALRLYDELGLLPPARVDPVTGYRLYAPEQLDQARLVAWLRRLGMPLARIQHVRGLDAGAAAREVRAFWAETEADTAARRDLATFLIDHLSRKDPAMPPSAQRLGIRYAALSDTGLVRESNQDTVHAGSRLLAVADGFGALGAPASAAAVDALKHLETTGVPAGDLLNVLEDAVEQAAQAVRGVVTGTSTGGMAGADGVNGADGSGRAGCPPEEAGTTLTAMLWTGSQLALVHIGDSRAHLLRDGELFQITHDHTMVQTMVDEGRLSPEEATSHPQRSLLVRALGPGVDGTPEMRLHDARPGDRYLLCSDGLSTVVPAGEIQRVLAEAPEPEQAVRALVALANGSGGPDNVGCVVAHVVELQQPE from the coding sequence ATGCGGTTGCTGACCATCGGGGCGTTCGCGAAGGCGTCCCGGCTGTCGCCGAAGGCCCTGCGGCTGTACGACGAACTCGGCCTGCTGCCACCGGCCCGGGTCGACCCGGTGACCGGTTACCGGCTGTACGCGCCGGAACAACTGGACCAGGCCCGGCTGGTCGCCTGGCTCCGGCGCCTGGGGATGCCGCTGGCCCGTATCCAGCACGTCCGAGGGCTGGACGCGGGCGCGGCGGCCCGGGAGGTCCGGGCGTTCTGGGCGGAGACCGAAGCCGACACCGCCGCACGGCGGGACCTGGCCACGTTCCTCATCGACCATCTGTCACGGAAGGACCCTGCCATGCCCCCGTCCGCCCAGCGCCTGGGAATCCGTTACGCCGCGCTTTCCGACACCGGCCTCGTCCGCGAGAGCAACCAGGACACCGTCCACGCCGGATCCCGCCTGCTGGCCGTCGCCGACGGCTTCGGCGCCCTGGGCGCCCCCGCGAGCGCCGCCGCCGTCGACGCGCTCAAGCACCTCGAGACCACCGGCGTACCGGCGGGCGATCTCCTCAACGTCCTGGAAGACGCCGTCGAGCAGGCCGCGCAGGCCGTGCGCGGCGTCGTCACCGGCACCAGCACCGGCGGGATGGCCGGCGCCGACGGGGTCAATGGTGCCGATGGGTCGGGCCGGGCCGGCTGTCCGCCCGAGGAGGCCGGCACGACGCTCACCGCGATGCTCTGGACCGGGTCGCAGCTGGCCCTCGTCCACATCGGCGACTCGCGCGCCCATCTTCTGCGCGACGGAGAGCTGTTCCAGATCACGCACGACCACACCATGGTGCAGACGATGGTCGACGAGGGCCGCCTCAGTCCGGAGGAAGCCACCTCCCACCCCCAACGGTCGCTGCTGGTAAGGGCCCTGGGCCCCGGCGTCGACGGCACTCCCGAGATGCGCCTGCACGACGCCCGGCCGGGGGACCGCTATCTGCTCTGCTCCGACGGCCTGTCCACCGTCGTCCCGGCCGGGGAGATCCAGCGGGTGCTGGCCGAGGCCCCGGAGCCGGAGCAGGCGGTACGCGCCCTCGTCGCGCTCGCCAACGGCTCCGGCGGCCCGGACAACGTCGGCTGCGTGGTGGCTCATGTCGTCGAGCTCCAGCAGCCGGAGTGA
- a CDS encoding PP2C family protein-serine/threonine phosphatase yields the protein MPVPVPRQRVSSPSRAAVAGTTSAAVSDLVLLVIEDDPAGTFTVPELVDASGSRVKMRTARNLTEAERLLTDDVHCVLVDLALPSCRPDDDPLTPLHHVLRLAPRHAVLALTPSGDAELAAAAVSAGAQDHLCREELDGPLLIRAIRYAVERKRADSVQVKLAESRLRAQENARLERGLLPTPLLQGSDLRFAARYRPGRSRALLGGDFYDTVRTPDGTVHAMIGDVCGHGPDEAALGVELRIAWRALTLAGLCGDELLSTLQQVLEHERDNEEIFATLCTVDIAPDGRRAGLCLAGHPSPLIARSGRAAQLLPYEDGGPALGLLPRARWPRRQVELGGSWSLMMYTDGLIEGRSAGPDSPRLGQDGMVEMINRQLSAGLGGEELLEAAVAEVRELNGGELTDDVAVLLLARDRTTADRTTADHPGTPATAPGRRRARRRG from the coding sequence ATGCCCGTACCCGTACCGCGACAGAGGGTGAGCAGTCCGAGCCGGGCCGCGGTCGCAGGGACCACCTCCGCCGCCGTCTCGGACCTCGTCCTCCTGGTGATCGAGGACGATCCGGCGGGCACGTTCACCGTTCCGGAGCTGGTCGACGCGTCCGGCAGCCGGGTCAAGATGCGTACCGCCCGCAACCTCACCGAGGCCGAGCGGCTGCTCACCGATGACGTGCACTGCGTGCTCGTCGACCTCGCGCTGCCCTCCTGCCGCCCCGACGACGACCCGCTGACGCCCCTGCACCACGTGCTGCGCCTCGCGCCGCGCCACGCGGTCCTGGCCCTGACCCCGTCGGGCGACGCCGAACTGGCCGCCGCCGCGGTGAGCGCCGGGGCGCAGGACCACCTGTGCCGCGAGGAACTGGACGGACCGCTGCTCATCCGGGCCATCCGGTACGCCGTGGAACGCAAGCGGGCCGACTCGGTGCAGGTGAAGCTGGCCGAGTCACGGCTGCGCGCCCAGGAGAACGCCCGCCTGGAGCGGGGCCTGCTGCCCACGCCGCTGCTCCAGGGCTCCGACCTGCGGTTCGCCGCCCGCTACCGGCCGGGCCGCTCGCGCGCGCTGCTGGGCGGCGACTTCTACGACACCGTCCGCACGCCGGACGGCACCGTGCACGCCATGATCGGTGACGTGTGCGGGCACGGACCGGACGAGGCCGCGCTCGGCGTCGAGCTGCGCATCGCGTGGCGGGCGCTGACGCTCGCGGGGCTGTGCGGGGACGAACTGCTGTCGACGCTCCAGCAAGTGCTGGAGCACGAGCGGGACAACGAGGAGATCTTCGCGACCCTGTGCACGGTCGACATCGCGCCGGACGGGCGCCGCGCCGGGCTGTGCCTGGCGGGTCACCCCTCGCCGTTGATCGCCCGCAGCGGCCGGGCGGCGCAGCTCCTGCCGTACGAGGACGGCGGCCCCGCCCTCGGTCTGCTGCCGCGCGCCCGCTGGCCGCGCCGCCAGGTGGAGCTGGGCGGCTCGTGGAGCCTGATGATGTACACGGACGGCCTCATCGAGGGCCGCTCGGCGGGCCCGGACTCGCCGCGGCTCGGCCAGGACGGCATGGTCGAGATGATCAACCGCCAGCTGTCGGCGGGCCTGGGCGGCGAGGAGCTGCTGGAGGCCGCGGTGGCGGAGGTACGGGAGCTGAACGGCGGTGAGCTGACGGACGACGTCGCCGTGCTGCTGCTCGCACGCGACCGTACGACGGCCGACCGCACGACGGCCGATCACCCCGGCACGCCGGCGACCGCCCCCGGCCGGCGCCGCGCCCGCCGCCGCGGCTAG
- a CDS encoding TetR/AcrR family transcriptional regulator, giving the protein MDDTDGTGLPPSIEAAWGLRERPGKGPRPGLSIDRIVGAAVDVAGAEGLAAVSMGRVAKELGASTMSLYRYVAAKDELYLLMVDRAVGPPPPPPAPGTGWREALTDWAWAQRAALRRNLWALRVPITGPPMTPNSVAWWEWGMVALENTGLDEGTKISVIVLVGGYVRSEAALMADIDAAIRATGDTPQQVMARYGRTLRRLADPDRYPAVARMLAAGVLDEPDTPDYEFRFGLERVLDGVGLLIAGE; this is encoded by the coding sequence ATGGACGACACGGACGGTACGGGGCTGCCGCCGAGCATCGAGGCCGCCTGGGGCCTGCGCGAACGGCCCGGCAAGGGGCCGAGGCCGGGGCTGAGCATCGACCGGATCGTCGGCGCGGCGGTCGACGTCGCGGGCGCCGAGGGGCTCGCGGCCGTCTCCATGGGCCGCGTCGCCAAGGAACTCGGCGCCTCGACGATGTCCCTGTACCGGTACGTCGCCGCCAAGGACGAGCTGTACCTCCTGATGGTGGACCGCGCCGTCGGCCCGCCGCCCCCGCCGCCCGCCCCCGGCACCGGCTGGCGCGAGGCGCTCACGGACTGGGCCTGGGCCCAGCGCGCCGCGCTCCGGCGCAACCTGTGGGCGCTGCGCGTCCCCATCACCGGACCGCCCATGACCCCGAACTCGGTGGCCTGGTGGGAGTGGGGGATGGTCGCCCTCGAGAACACCGGGCTCGACGAAGGTACGAAGATCTCGGTGATCGTGCTGGTCGGCGGCTACGTCCGCAGCGAGGCCGCACTCATGGCCGACATCGACGCCGCCATCCGCGCCACCGGCGACACGCCCCAGCAGGTCATGGCCCGCTACGGCCGCACGCTCCGCCGGCTGGCCGACCCCGACCGCTACCCGGCCGTCGCCCGCATGCTGGCAGCTGGCGTCCTGGACGAACCGGACACCCCCGACTACGAGTTCCGCTTCGGCCTGGAGCGGGTCCTGGACGGCGTGGGTCTGCTTATCGCGGGGGAGTGA
- a CDS encoding tRNA-dependent cyclodipeptide synthase — MTTETVFEIRPFTAPDTGTAAGLFTVQPYTAHCQVIRAEGAHAVIGVSPGNSYFSAQRVTDLARWGLAHFDRVDFVYTDLHVAEMYEASGYTAEDARRKAVKNLRGVRAKVTGAVAAVDPDGRRLRGRPMSAFLDNPAYREIRRDLQTRLETDQDFRAACDALIDSFLSSKVLHGNAPTARQREVCVEYVRAEAPLFLDTPAILGVPSSLNCYHQLLPMAELLYSRGSGLRASRNQGHAIVTPAQHAAEGDASDVR; from the coding sequence TTGACGACTGAGACCGTCTTCGAGATTCGGCCCTTCACCGCTCCGGACACCGGCACCGCTGCCGGACTGTTCACCGTTCAGCCCTACACCGCCCACTGCCAGGTGATCCGCGCCGAAGGCGCCCACGCCGTGATCGGCGTCTCGCCCGGCAACAGCTATTTCTCCGCCCAGCGCGTCACCGACCTGGCGCGCTGGGGCCTCGCCCACTTCGACCGGGTCGACTTCGTCTACACCGACCTCCATGTGGCCGAGATGTACGAGGCGTCCGGCTACACCGCCGAGGACGCCCGCCGCAAGGCCGTGAAGAACCTGCGCGGCGTACGCGCCAAGGTCACGGGCGCCGTCGCCGCCGTCGACCCGGACGGGCGGCGCCTGCGCGGCCGGCCCATGTCGGCGTTCCTGGACAACCCGGCCTACCGGGAGATACGCCGGGACCTACAGACCCGGCTGGAGACCGACCAGGACTTCCGGGCCGCCTGCGACGCGCTCATCGACTCCTTCCTCTCCTCCAAGGTCCTGCACGGGAACGCGCCCACGGCCCGCCAGCGCGAGGTGTGCGTCGAGTACGTGCGCGCCGAGGCCCCGCTGTTCCTGGACACCCCCGCCATCCTGGGCGTGCCGTCGTCCCTCAACTGCTACCACCAGCTGCTGCCCATGGCCGAGCTGCTCTACTCGCGCGGCTCCGGGCTGCGCGCCTCGCGCAACCAGGGGCACGCCATCGTGACCCCCGCACAGCACGCCGCCGAAGGAGACGCCTCCGATGTCCGTTGA
- a CDS encoding helix-turn-helix domain-containing protein — MASLNVGNLGEYLREQRRTAQLSLRQLADAAGVSNPYLSQIERGLRKPSAEVLQQVAKALRISAETLYVRAGILDEREREELETRAVILADPSINERQKQVLLQIYESFRKENGLDTEMKGADHITEDGTSPEV, encoded by the coding sequence ATGGCATCACTCAACGTCGGCAATCTCGGTGAGTACCTGCGCGAACAGCGGCGCACCGCGCAGCTGTCGCTGCGTCAGCTCGCCGATGCCGCCGGGGTGTCCAATCCGTATCTGAGCCAGATCGAGCGCGGACTGCGCAAGCCGAGCGCGGAGGTGCTCCAGCAGGTCGCCAAGGCGCTGCGGATCTCCGCCGAGACGCTGTATGTGCGGGCCGGGATCCTGGACGAGCGCGAGCGCGAGGAACTGGAGACGCGTGCCGTCATCCTCGCCGACCCGTCGATCAACGAGCGGCAGAAGCAGGTGCTGCTCCAGATCTACGAGTCGTTCCGCAAGGAGAACGGACTCGATACGGAGATGAAAGGTGCCGATCACATCACCGAGGACGGCACCTCACCCGAAGTCTGA
- a CDS encoding cytochrome P450, which translates to MSVETLPDDLLDFPFSWRGDRIPPEVELLRKEPVKRVRTIAGDEAWLVSSHALCKQVLEDPRFSLKDTSAPGVPRQYALTIPPEVVNNMGNITGAGLRKAVLKALNPKAPGLTEWMRSAAADLADRILADGAPGDLRAGFADPYSAAMHCHILGIPQADAPRLMRSLDIAFMNSACPIAGAKLNWDRDIAYMVERLDDPATTGLMAELAALRGDPEYGHLTDEMLATVGVTMFGAGVISTAGFLTMALVSLIQHPELKTELLADRTKIPAAVDELLRINLSIGDGLPRLALEDVTLGDVEVKKGELLLVLVEGANFDPEVFTDPHTVDLTRDNSAAHLSFGGGRHYCPATALGKKHAEIALETVLDRMPGLQLAVPIEQLVWRTGFMKRIPERLPVMW; encoded by the coding sequence ATGTCCGTTGAGACACTGCCCGACGACCTCCTCGACTTCCCGTTCTCCTGGCGCGGCGACCGCATTCCCCCCGAGGTCGAACTCCTGCGCAAGGAACCGGTCAAGCGGGTGCGGACCATCGCCGGCGACGAGGCGTGGCTGGTGTCCTCGCACGCCCTGTGCAAGCAGGTCCTCGAGGACCCGCGCTTCAGCCTCAAGGACACCTCGGCACCGGGCGTGCCCCGGCAGTACGCGCTGACGATCCCGCCCGAGGTCGTCAACAACATGGGCAACATCACCGGCGCCGGCCTCCGCAAGGCCGTCCTCAAGGCGCTCAACCCGAAGGCGCCCGGGCTCACCGAGTGGATGCGGTCGGCCGCCGCCGACCTGGCCGACCGCATCCTCGCCGACGGCGCCCCCGGCGACCTGCGCGCCGGGTTCGCCGACCCGTACTCCGCCGCCATGCACTGCCACATCCTCGGCATCCCGCAGGCGGACGCGCCCCGCCTGATGCGCAGCCTGGACATCGCGTTCATGAACTCCGCCTGCCCGATCGCCGGGGCCAAGCTCAACTGGGACCGCGACATCGCCTACATGGTGGAGCGGCTGGACGACCCGGCGACCACCGGGCTGATGGCCGAACTGGCGGCCCTGCGCGGCGACCCGGAGTACGGACACCTCACCGACGAGATGCTCGCGACGGTCGGCGTGACCATGTTCGGCGCCGGGGTGATCTCCACCGCCGGGTTCCTGACCATGGCCCTCGTCTCCCTCATCCAGCATCCCGAGCTGAAGACCGAACTCCTCGCCGACCGCACCAAGATCCCGGCGGCCGTCGACGAGTTGCTGCGGATCAACCTCTCCATCGGTGACGGCCTGCCGCGCCTGGCCCTGGAGGACGTGACGCTCGGGGACGTGGAGGTGAAGAAGGGCGAGCTGCTCCTGGTGCTCGTCGAGGGCGCCAACTTCGACCCCGAGGTGTTCACCGACCCGCACACCGTGGACCTGACGCGCGACAACAGCGCGGCCCACCTCTCCTTCGGCGGCGGCCGCCACTACTGTCCCGCGACCGCGCTCGGCAAGAAGCACGCCGAGATCGCCCTGGAGACCGTGCTCGACCGGATGCCGGGCCTCCAGCTCGCCGTGCCGATCGAGCAGTTGGTGTGGCGTACGGGATTCATGAAGCGGATCCCGGAGCGGTTGCCCGTGATGTGGTGA